A region from the Candidatus Hydrogenedentota bacterium genome encodes:
- the jag gene encoding RNA-binding cell elongation regulator Jag/EloR, with protein MRSVESSAKTRQEAIKKALDALGVELHEVEIEILDEGSKGIFGFGAREVRVRLTTEVPGPEPRRPERREHRDERKSHEDRPVRDEKPAAQEGPRAPRSGRDMHPRSGKDKKDDDRGKKTQPSAGKPPRSTRQQPPQRREKAPRKPPRPNPDTTPDKAPEESLPAREPLPPISDERREEIAGLLRDILAKMGFPATVAGTATEDGGARLNIQSEDSALLIGRRGNNLEALQYLINRMIASSEADQSERIVVDIEDYLERRKQNLADMARQLAAKAKETSREVRMKPMSAQDRRIVHMALQDDPNVRTFSVGASDARGVVIQPKNQSRDENRSRRPRGGGGRRGGSRRPRRGPRPEGQAPIAEAAPPDSNQ; from the coding sequence ATGAGATCCGTCGAATCTAGCGCCAAAACAAGGCAGGAAGCCATCAAGAAAGCGCTCGATGCGCTCGGGGTGGAACTTCATGAAGTCGAGATTGAGATTCTTGACGAAGGCAGCAAGGGGATTTTCGGCTTCGGCGCGCGCGAGGTCCGCGTGCGCCTGACTACGGAAGTGCCGGGACCGGAACCGCGCCGACCTGAACGACGCGAACACCGTGACGAGCGCAAATCCCACGAGGATCGTCCCGTACGCGACGAAAAACCGGCCGCGCAGGAAGGGCCTCGCGCTCCACGTTCCGGACGGGATATGCATCCGCGTTCGGGAAAAGACAAAAAAGATGACGATCGCGGCAAAAAAACGCAGCCCTCAGCCGGCAAGCCGCCGCGTTCCACCCGGCAGCAACCCCCGCAACGTCGCGAAAAAGCGCCGCGTAAACCGCCGCGCCCGAATCCCGACACCACCCCCGACAAGGCGCCCGAGGAATCCCTTCCCGCACGCGAGCCGTTGCCGCCGATTTCGGACGAGCGCCGCGAGGAAATCGCGGGGTTGTTGCGCGATATTCTCGCCAAGATGGGATTTCCGGCCACCGTTGCCGGCACGGCCACCGAAGACGGCGGCGCGCGCCTTAACATCCAGTCGGAAGACTCCGCCCTCCTGATTGGCCGCCGGGGCAACAATCTCGAGGCGCTTCAATATCTAATCAATCGAATGATCGCCTCGAGCGAAGCGGATCAATCCGAACGCATCGTCGTGGATATTGAAGATTACCTCGAACGCCGAAAACAGAACCTTGCCGACATGGCGCGCCAATTGGCCGCCAAGGCGAAAGAGACTTCCCGCGAAGTCCGCATGAAGCCCATGAGCGCGCAGGATCGCCGTATCGTGCACATGGCCTTGCAGGATGATCCTAACGTCCGCACCTTCAGCGTGGGCGCCTCGGATGCGCGCGGCGTCGTCATTCAACCCAAAAACCAGTCCCGCGACGAAAACCGATCGCGGCGGCCGCGTGGCGGCGGCGGGCGGCGCGGCGGTTCACGGCGACCACGCCGGGGACCGCGTCCCGAAGGCCAGGCCCCGATCGCCGAGGCCGCACCGCCGGATTCCAATCAATAG